The Ananas comosus cultivar F153 linkage group 2, ASM154086v1, whole genome shotgun sequence genome contains a region encoding:
- the LOC109706558 gene encoding pentatricopeptide repeat-containing protein At1g64100 — translation MRALFSSFSSPSLFSLPARNPLLFLLLLRRIPSPSTPPPPPPFPPLPPTLLARSLHGLAPPPSAPPPSRILQSDPNPGPASEVDNGDDGDDPMDEFLSRFVWAIRGKLADAFPGLPRETLDGMLLVICQKVVARLDGGSSASGDGDSPLDLSEDLWRTIWEVSNSVHEAMRRDRVRAELKQYLHCDEVKEMCRFAADVGIRGPFLRELRFKWARGKLDEVEFYRGLDRMREQGQKREQEGGEEKGAPPMVTVLPQRKGKIKYKIYGLDLSDPKWAEVAEKVAEAEKHFVPEEPQPIEGKCKKVEEKILALNAKRDDPAPLLAEWAEHLGPKRVDWLALLDRIKERNLNLYFKIAELLLDEESFETAIRDYSKLIDLHSKADRLEDAERILQKMTEKAIDPDILTSITLVHMYSKAGNLDRAKEAFERLRKEGFQPDLKLYNSMIMAYVKSGLPKQGEMLMREMEVKDIKPTKELYMELLRAFAARGQVDGAQRIMNTMQFSGIQPTLESFTLLIEAYGQAGDPDQARGHFDQMVKSGHKPDDRCTASMITAYAKKNLLDKALDLLLTLEKDRFKPGVLTNTVLADWLGRLQLVEEAEQLVKQIKETGEEAPFEIHIGLCDMYARAKQEEKLRKSMKILEGRKQMLKADQFERVISGLLAGGFVQDAKRMHGLMQARGFAPSESVRVALMAAQSIPRPRPASRKRG, via the exons ATGAGAGCCCTCTTCTCATCCTTCTCTTCCCCCTCCCTCTTCTCCCTCCCCGCACGAaaccctctcctcttcctcctcctcctccgccgcatcccctctccctccacccctcctcctccccctccctttCCCCCTCTCCCCCCCACTCTCCTCGCTCGATCCCTCCATGGCCTCGCTCCTCCCCCCTCCGCGCCTCCTCCCTCCCGGATCCTCCAATCCGATCCGAACCCTGGTCCCGCCTCGGAGGTCGACAAtggcgacgacggcgacgacccCATGGACGAGTTCCTCTCCCGCTTCGTCTGGGCCATCCGCGGCAAGCTCGCCGACGCCTTCCCCGGCCTCCCCCGCGAAACCCTGGACGGGATGCTCCTCGTCATCTGCCAAAAGGTCGTCGCCCGCCTCGACGggggctcctccgcctccggcgACGGGGACTCGCCGCTGGATCTGAGCGAGGACCTGTGGAGGACGATCTGGGAGGTGAGCAACTCCGTGCACGAGGCGATGCGGAGGGACCGGGTGCGCGCGGAGCTCAAGCAGTACCTCCACTGCGACGAGGTCAAGGAGATGTGCCGCTTCGCCGCCGATGTTGGCATCCGCGGCCCCTTCCTCCGCGAGCTCCGCTTTAAATGGGCACGGGGGAAGCTCGACGAGGTCGAATTCTACAGAGGCCTCGATCGGATGCGGGAGCAAGGCCAAAAGCGTGAGCAAGAAGGTGGGGAAGAGAAGGGTGCGCCGCCGATGGTGACGGTGTTGCCGCAGAGGAAGGGGAAGATCAAGTACAAGATATACGGATTGGATTTGTCGGATCCTAAGTGGGCGGAAGTGGCCGAGAAGGTCGCAGAAGCGGAGAAGCACTTTGTGCCCGAGGAGCCGCAGCCGATCGAAGGGAAATGCAAGAAGGTCGAGGAGAAGATACTTGCTTTGAATGCGAAGCGCGATGATCCTGCGCCTTTGCTGGCGGAATGGGCAGAGCATTTAGGGCCGAAGAGGGTCGATTGGCTCGCGTTACTCGATAGGATTAAAGAACGAAATCTCAATCTCTACTTCAAG attGCTGAACTCCTCTTGGACGAAGAATCCTTTGAAACCGCCATCCGCGACTACTCCAAACTAATCGACCTACACTCAAAGGCAGACCGCTTAGAAGATGCAGAGAGAATCCTTCAGAAAATGACCGAAAAGGCAATCGACCCTGACATTCTCACATCCATCACCTTAGTCCACATGTACAGTAAAGCGGGAAACCTCGACCGTGCAAAGGAAGCCTTCGAGCGCTTAAGGAAAGAGGGCTTCCAACCCGACTTGAAGCTCTACAACTCGATGATCATGGCTTACGTAAAATCCGGTCTTCCCAAGCAAGGGGAGATGCTGATGAGAGAGATGGAGGTGAAGGACATTAAACCCACGAAGGAGCTTTACATGGAGCTACTCCGTGCTTTTGCCGCTCGTGGCCAAGTGGACGGCGCACAACGAATCATGAACACAATGCAGTTTTCGGGAATCCAACCTACCCTTGAATCATTCACACTGCTCATCGAAGCCTATGGACAGGCGGGCGACCCAGATCAGGCACGCGGCCACTTTGATCAGATGGTGAAGTCAGGGCACAAGCCGGACGATCGGTGTACCGCAAGCATGATAACCGCGTATGCAAAGAAGAACCTTCTCGACAAGGCCTTAGACTTGTTATTAACCCTAGAGAAGGACCGGTTCAAGCCGGGCGTTCTAACAAACACCGTGTTGGCAGATTGGTTGGGGAGGCTGCAGCTCGTCGAAGAAGCCGAGCAGTTGGTGAAACAAATAAAGGAGACGGGAGAAGAAGCACCTTTCGAGATTCACATCGGCCTGTGCGATATGTACGCGAGGGCGAAGCAAGAGGAGAAGCTTCGGAAGTCGATGAAGATACTGGAAGGGAGGAAGCAAATGTTGAAGGCTGATCAGTTCGAAAGGGTTATAAGCGGTCTTTTGGCGGGCGGTTTCGTGCAGGACGCAAAGAGAATGCATGGTCTAATGCAAGCGAGGGGCTTTGCGCCGTCTGAGTCGGTTAGGGTTGCGCTCATGGCGGCGCAGTCGATCCCTCGCCCAAGGCCGGCGTCTCGGAAAAGGGGGTAA
- the LOC109706590 gene encoding uncharacterized protein LOC109706590 isoform X2 translates to MVQLPSSAKIRPDPVRPAAEAAVADRVAVKVEVEVEVEDPLEDEHGPFNKRSKHLTPPQQEMYNNVLDEPSPLGLRLRKSPSLLDLIQMRLTQASSAAASGITSIGLSESGKKKELKSTAVSGTIDRLKASNFPANLLRIGTWEYVSRYEGDLVAKCYFAKHKLVWEVLEGGLKSKIEIQWSDITSLKASCSENESGTLEVVLARPPLFFRETDPQPRKHTLWQATSDFTGGQASMQRKHFLQSPQSLLSKNFEKLIQCDPRLNLLSQQPDIIVESPYFEPRCSIFEDQVEHKRSYGFNDQKDDPTTTFSGFGDPGSPCATSSISGKSEIRDSIGKAPEIVSQATSAPRSAVVSVPNTRVLENNAKNPHKWWEQLKVPRLRGSMSVDDLVNHIGNCISEQIISSGNASLPPSALPTKEMLEDVAQYLLSDNTQASVPSDDDEISLMARVNSLCCLIQKDGTAAAQNPKENGGSIMDVGDDSDGSSDDEAESAQEAESGLEAKPQPITRKESFGELLMNLPRIASFPQFLFKISEDAENEAR, encoded by the exons ATGGTCCAGTTGCCCAGTTCCGCCAAGATCCGCCCCGATCCCGTGCGCCCCGCGGCCGAGGCCGCGGTCGCGGACAGGGTGGCGGTGAAGgtcgaggtggaggtggaggtggaggaccCCTTGGAGGACGAGCATGGCCCCTTCAACAAGAGATCCAAGCACCTCACCCCTCCTCAACAA GAAATGTATAATAATGTACTCGATGAGCCTAGTCCGCTGGGTTTACGGCTCCGAAAGAGCCCGTCGCTGCTGGATTTGATCCAGATGAGGCTCACGCAAGCGAGTTCCGCTGCGGCGTCGGGCATTACGAGCATTGGGCTTTCCGAGTCTGGGAAGAAGAAAGAACTTAAGTCTACTGCAGTTTCTGGCACCATTGACAGGTTGAAAGCTTCGAATTTCCCTGCGAATTTGTTGAGGATTGGGACTTGGGAG TATGTATCAAGGTATGAAGGTGACTTAGTTGCAAAATGCTACTTCGCAAAGCATAAACTTGTGTGGGAGGTTCTTGAAGGTGGTCTGAAGAGCAAGATAGAAATTCAGTGGTCAGATATTACGTCTCTGAAAGCATCTTGTTCCGAGAATGAGTCTGGAACCTTGGAAGTAGTG TTGGCTCGGCCACCGCTTTTCTTCAGAGAGACTGATCCCCAGCCTAGGAAGCATACGCTATGGCAGGCGACTTCTGATTTCACTGGTGGTCAAGCAAGCATGCAAAG GAAGCATTTTCTACAGAGTCCACAAAGCTTGTTAAGCAAGAACTTCGAAAAGCTTATCCAGTGTGATCCTCGTTTGAATTTACTGAGCCAACAGCCAGATATAATAGTGGAATCACCATACTTTGAGCCTCGATGCTCAATATTTGAGGATCAAGTAGAACACAAAAGGTCTTATGGTTTTAATGATCAGAAGGATGACCCGACAACCACCTTTTCCGGTTTCGGTGATCCTGGTTCGCCATGTGCTACCTCATCAATATCCGGTAAGAGTGAAATAAGGGATTCTATTGGAAAGGCACCTGAAATTGTCTCTCAAGCGACTTCTGCACCAAGATCAG CTGTGGTTTCAGTACCTAATACCCGAGTTTTGGAAAACAATGCCAAGAACCCTCACAAGTGGTGGGAGCAACTGAAGGTTCCCCGGCTGCGAGGATCAATGTCCGTGGACGACTTAGTAAACCACATAGGAAACTGCATCTCAGAACAAATTATTTCTTCCGGCAATGCATCGTTGCCCCCTAGTGCTCTTCCCACTAAAGAAATGCTGGAAGATGTGGCGCAATACCTTCTTAGCGACAATACTCAAGCCTCGGTGCCCTCCGACGATGATGAGATATCCCTCATGGCTAGGGTCAATTCCCTTTGCTGCCTGATTCAAAAGGACGGTACTGCTGCAGCTCAGAATCCTAAAGAGAACGGCGGAAGCATAATGGACGTCGGGGATGATTCGGATGGCTCTTCAGATGACGAGGCGGAATCGGCGCAGGAAGCGGAATCCGGGCTCGAGGCAAAACCGCAGCCCATCACCAGGAAAGAGTCCTTTGGAGAGCTACTGATGAACCTTCCTCGCATTGCCTCGTTTCCGCAGTTCTTGTTCAAGATATCCGAGGATGCCGAGAATGAGGCCAGATAA
- the LOC109706873 gene encoding probable transcription factor RL9, giving the protein MRQNILGTDIFYFRKIRSPLLPRRSSSASPALRASAAPPAAVAPRRAPFKLRDRRGGALHLRLSPSPLRHHHHHHRSSSSFAGAQSPTTPSPKSPLGSDPLFSPPPAASSPSPGKETAIPANRFFFLPPSPRILSAAAAAAPPASPELLPLFPLSSPAQRRRGDEESSIGDKSM; this is encoded by the exons ATGCGTCAAAACATTTTAGGCACTGACATATTCTATTTTCGGAAGAT CCGATCCCCTCTCCTTCCGCGACGGTCGTCCAGCGCCTCACCGGCGCTCCGCGCCTCGGCCGCCCCGCCCGCGGCGGTGGCCCCTCGCCGTGCGCCATTCAAGCTCCGGGATCGGCGCGGGGGCGCGCTCCACCTCcgcctctccccctcccccctccgccaccaccaccaccaccaccgctcctcctcctccttcgccggAGCCCAATCGCCCACGACGCCGAGCCCTAAATCCCCGCTCGGATCCGACCCGCTCTTCTCCCCGCCCCCCGCCGCGTCCTCGCCGTCGCCGGGGAAGGAGACGGCGATCCCCGCGAAccgcttcttcttcctccccccTTCCCCCCGcatcctctccgccgccgccgccgccgccccccccGCATCGCCGGAGCTGCTCCCGCTCTTTCCGCTCTCCTCCCCCGCGCAGCGCCGGCGCGGCGACGAGGAATCGAGCATCGGCGACAAGTCCATGTGA
- the LOC109706590 gene encoding uncharacterized protein LOC109706590 isoform X1 has protein sequence MVQLPSSAKIRPDPVRPAAEAAVADRVAVKVEVEVEVEDPLEDEHGPFNKRSKHLTPPQQEMYNNVLDEPSPLGLRLRKSPSLLDLIQMRLTQASSAAASGITSIGLSESGKKKELKSTAVSGTIDRLKASNFPANLLRIGTWEYVSRYEGDLVAKCYFAKHKLVWEVLEGGLKSKIEIQWSDITSLKASCSENESGTLEVVLARPPLFFRETDPQPRKHTLWQATSDFTGGQASMQRKHFLQSPQSLLSKNFEKLIQCDPRLNLLSQQPDIIVESPYFEPRCSIFEDQVEHKRSYGFNDQKDDPTTTFSGFGDPGSPCATSSISGKSEIRDSIGKAPEIVSQATSAPRSAAVVSVPNTRVLENNAKNPHKWWEQLKVPRLRGSMSVDDLVNHIGNCISEQIISSGNASLPPSALPTKEMLEDVAQYLLSDNTQASVPSDDDEISLMARVNSLCCLIQKDGTAAAQNPKENGGSIMDVGDDSDGSSDDEAESAQEAESGLEAKPQPITRKESFGELLMNLPRIASFPQFLFKISEDAENEAR, from the exons ATGGTCCAGTTGCCCAGTTCCGCCAAGATCCGCCCCGATCCCGTGCGCCCCGCGGCCGAGGCCGCGGTCGCGGACAGGGTGGCGGTGAAGgtcgaggtggaggtggaggtggaggaccCCTTGGAGGACGAGCATGGCCCCTTCAACAAGAGATCCAAGCACCTCACCCCTCCTCAACAA GAAATGTATAATAATGTACTCGATGAGCCTAGTCCGCTGGGTTTACGGCTCCGAAAGAGCCCGTCGCTGCTGGATTTGATCCAGATGAGGCTCACGCAAGCGAGTTCCGCTGCGGCGTCGGGCATTACGAGCATTGGGCTTTCCGAGTCTGGGAAGAAGAAAGAACTTAAGTCTACTGCAGTTTCTGGCACCATTGACAGGTTGAAAGCTTCGAATTTCCCTGCGAATTTGTTGAGGATTGGGACTTGGGAG TATGTATCAAGGTATGAAGGTGACTTAGTTGCAAAATGCTACTTCGCAAAGCATAAACTTGTGTGGGAGGTTCTTGAAGGTGGTCTGAAGAGCAAGATAGAAATTCAGTGGTCAGATATTACGTCTCTGAAAGCATCTTGTTCCGAGAATGAGTCTGGAACCTTGGAAGTAGTG TTGGCTCGGCCACCGCTTTTCTTCAGAGAGACTGATCCCCAGCCTAGGAAGCATACGCTATGGCAGGCGACTTCTGATTTCACTGGTGGTCAAGCAAGCATGCAAAG GAAGCATTTTCTACAGAGTCCACAAAGCTTGTTAAGCAAGAACTTCGAAAAGCTTATCCAGTGTGATCCTCGTTTGAATTTACTGAGCCAACAGCCAGATATAATAGTGGAATCACCATACTTTGAGCCTCGATGCTCAATATTTGAGGATCAAGTAGAACACAAAAGGTCTTATGGTTTTAATGATCAGAAGGATGACCCGACAACCACCTTTTCCGGTTTCGGTGATCCTGGTTCGCCATGTGCTACCTCATCAATATCCGGTAAGAGTGAAATAAGGGATTCTATTGGAAAGGCACCTGAAATTGTCTCTCAAGCGACTTCTGCACCAAGATCAG CAGCTGTGGTTTCAGTACCTAATACCCGAGTTTTGGAAAACAATGCCAAGAACCCTCACAAGTGGTGGGAGCAACTGAAGGTTCCCCGGCTGCGAGGATCAATGTCCGTGGACGACTTAGTAAACCACATAGGAAACTGCATCTCAGAACAAATTATTTCTTCCGGCAATGCATCGTTGCCCCCTAGTGCTCTTCCCACTAAAGAAATGCTGGAAGATGTGGCGCAATACCTTCTTAGCGACAATACTCAAGCCTCGGTGCCCTCCGACGATGATGAGATATCCCTCATGGCTAGGGTCAATTCCCTTTGCTGCCTGATTCAAAAGGACGGTACTGCTGCAGCTCAGAATCCTAAAGAGAACGGCGGAAGCATAATGGACGTCGGGGATGATTCGGATGGCTCTTCAGATGACGAGGCGGAATCGGCGCAGGAAGCGGAATCCGGGCTCGAGGCAAAACCGCAGCCCATCACCAGGAAAGAGTCCTTTGGAGAGCTACTGATGAACCTTCCTCGCATTGCCTCGTTTCCGCAGTTCTTGTTCAAGATATCCGAGGATGCCGAGAATGAGGCCAGATAA
- the LOC109706876 gene encoding serine carboxypeptidase II-2-like, which produces MSAKAAPAELSSTGSSRPQPTPMRSPSSFGSPEVGNALTDDFLDHYGVFEYYWMAGLISDRSYRMLNLHRTSLSFLHKSPECDDILDSALEEIGDIDIYSIFSPTCTCAVTFSGNKLLKRLHDSGKMGDKYDPCIENYSTVYFNSPEVQKALHVNPAFAPPKWITCSNVINENWHDTPSSVLNIYHELIQHGLRIWMVR; this is translated from the exons ATGTCGGCGAAAGCGGCTCCGGCCGAGCTCTCTTCTACTGGTTCTTCGAGGCCGCAGCCGACCCCGATGCGAAGCCCCTCGTCCTTTGGCTCACCGGAG GTCGGAAACGCTCTGACCGACGACTTCCTCGACCACTACGGTGTTTTCGAGTACTACTGGATGGCCGGATTGATCTCCGACCGATCTTACCGGATGCTGAACCTGCACCGCACTTCTCTCTCATTTCTGCACAAGTCTCCAGAATGCGACGACATTCTTGATTCTGCTCTTGAAGAAATCGGAGATATTGACATCTACAGCATTTTCTCTCCCACCTGCACTTGTGCTGTCACCTTCTCAGGGAATAAGCTGCTGAAAAGATTGCAT GATAGTGGAAAAATGGGGGATAAATATGATCCATGCATTGAGAATTACTCAACAGTGTACTTCAACTCACCTGAGGTTCAAAAAGCACTTCATGTTAACCCAGCATTTGCACCACCTAAGTGGATAACATGCAG taatGTTATTAATGAAAATTGGCACGACACTCCGAGTTCCGTGCTAAACATTTACCATGAACTTATACAACACGGGCTTCGCATTTGGATGGTTAGGTAA